A stretch of DNA from Candidatus Binatia bacterium:
CCCACTGCTCTCAGAGATTTCTCCGGCCCCTTCCCACAACGCCGCAAAACCCCGCGCATTCGGAATCCAGGGAAGCCGCACCTCGGTAGTTCCAACCGCCGACCAGCGCAATGCCAGAGGTTCGAGCGGCCCGTTGATCTTCGCTCGGAGCCAAGTCTTCCCCATCGCTCCTGCCGGCACATGAATGCCAACCCAAGCCAAGACGTTGGCAACGCCGGAACTCCTTCCCCGTGCTTCCAAAGACAGGGTTGCCGGACGATTCAGGTGCAACTCCACTTCCCCGGCTACCCGCACCCATGGGTGCACGAGCTCGACTGGGGCGAAGCGCAACAGCGCGCCGCGGCGCCGGAAGCGCGTGCGCAGCGTTGCCTGGCTGATTTTCTCCCACGCGCCACCTTGAAGGCGCAACACCAGGTCCACCTCCGGGTCCAGTAAGCTTCCGTATAACGAACCCACAGCACGCAGCGGACCGTGGATATCGGGTACATCGTCCGCAAACAGCCGCACAACCCGTGCATCGAGGTCCCCAGCGACTCGCAAGGAGCCGTCGTTCCGCACCCATGCGCTCACGCGAGTCTCTGGGCCAACTAGTTGCGCGGCTCGCACGCGCACTCCCTCCGTTTCGCTCCAGAAGCCGGCAGCCGACAGATACCGCAGCTCGAGCATGCCGGAGGCACGTTGCCAAACGGTATCTCGTAGAGCGACACGCCATTGCAGAAGCGATGTCTGGCGCGCGGCGAACTGAGCCTCGGCCTCCACGGTGCCTACGGCCCAAGTTGCTTCCCCATGACCGTATGGAAAACGGAGGCGCAGTTCGTCACCCCGAAGACCCACGGTAATACGGGAGAGGAGGGTGGCAAACCACCACGGCGACTTTGTCGGCTCACCGCTTGATTCTCGACCGTTCTCGACGGGCTGGAAGCGTACGGCGTCAGCGACGAGTCCCTTCGCCGCCACCAACAAATGGAGGCGTCCGGACCGGAGCGATCGCCACCACGCGATGCGCGCCTGCGCGGATTCCACGGTCAAAAGGTCTCCGCACTTTGCCCCGTGCAACGCAATCGTTGCGGAGGCACGCACACGGAGGCTTGCGATCTCGCACGGCCGCCCCGTGAGCTTGTGTCCCTGTTCCAGAAGGGCTGCGCGAAGGCGCTCGGCAGCAAGCCCGCGAGCGAACCAAACCGCGACGAGCACGCACACCACGCCCAATGCGAGAGCGACCAGCAGCGCCTGGGTTACGCGTCCGAAAATGCTCGAGCGCCCTTTGTGCATATGCCGCCACCAATCCACGCAACAGCCAACGTGGCTCTATAGCCGCGAGGTAGAATAAGAGCTGGAGCGCTGCTAGCCAAGCGAGCCACATCCCTATGCGCACTCGTTACATCTTCGCGACCTGGGTCGTGGTTTTGTTTGCCGCCATTGCTCCTTCTTGGGTGCGTGCTCTTTCCAGTGTTCCCGAAAGTTTTTCCGAAGTCGCAAAAACGGCTCGTCCCGTGGTCGTCAATATCTTTTCCACTCGCGTGGTGCGCGTACCCGGGTCGACCGGCGACCCGGTGGAGGATTTTTTCCGGCAGTTTTTCGGGCCCGGGTTGCCGTATCGCGCGCAGCGGCAGCAAAGTCTCGGCTCGGGCTTCATCATTTCCAGCGACGGCTACATCGTAACCAACGCGCACGTGGTCGCGCTGGCGCAGCAAATCCGCGTGCGTTTGGCGACGCGGGAAGAATACGATGCGAAAGTTGTCGGTATGGACCAAAAAACCGACATCGCTTTACTGAAGATCCGCCCCAAGTCGCCCCTGCCCGCAGCCAAACTCGGCGACTCCGATGCCCTCGAAGTCGGCGACTGGGTCCTCGCCGTGGGCAACCCGTTTGGCCTAGCTTCCACGGTCACGGCGGGCATTGTCAGCGCCAAGGATCGGGTGATTGGCGCGGGACCGTATGACGATTTCATCCAGACCGATGCTTCCATCAATCCCGGGAACTCTGGAGGGCCACTCCTCAACTTGCGTGGTGAAGTCGTGGGTATCAACTCTGCGATCTTCAGTCGGTCGGGTGGCAGCATCGGCATTGGTTTTGCGATCCCAATCAACCTAGCCAAGAAAGTGGTGGCCGAACTCCGGGAGCATGGTCGAGTCATCCGAGGGTGGCTTGGCGTTTCGATCCAAGACGTGACCGGGGAGATGGTCGAATCGTTCGGACTGGATCGCCCGCGTGGAGCACTAGTGGTGGAGGTCGAGCCGGGTAGCCCGGCGGACCGCGCAGGTATCCGTCGCGGCGACGTGATCATTGAGTTCAACGGCGCTCCAATCGAGGAAAGTCGGCAACTGTCGGCTCGCATCGCCGAGTTGCCGGTCGGACGCACGGTTTCGCTGGTGTTGATCCGCGACGGTAAGGAGCGAAGGCTGACGGTGACCATTGCGGAATCGCCCGAGGAGGCTCAGTTCGGTGTCGAGAGTCGTTCGGCAGCACGCTCTTGGGGTTTGGTGCTGACTGACCTTACGCCGCAGTTGGCTGCTCGTTTTCGCGTGCCCCGAGGCGTGCGCGGGGCAATGATCCGGGAAATCATTCCCGGTAGCCCGGCAGACCGCAGTGGCTTGCAGCCTGGTGATGTCATTCGCCAGGTAGACCGGACGCCCGTGACTTCTGCACAAGCGTGCGAGCGCGCGCTGGCGCAAGCCGGCGACTCTGTATTGCTACTGGTGCAGAGAGGCCAAGCAAGCGGCTACGAACTGCTGGAGCGGGGCGAGGAGGAACCGTAGTTAAGGGTGGGCCCTCTAATGGTCGCGCGGGATGTTGGACCCGCGTTTCTCGGGCGGCACACGCACCGCGAACCACAAGCCCGTAGCGATCAGATACGCTGCGGCCATCGAAACCAACGGCGGTGCCCAGGATCCCAGGGCATCCCGACTCCAACCGACAACTACCGAGTTAAGGGCACCGCCCAAGTTGCCGAACGTATTCATCGCACCCGTGACACTTCCCGCGTGTCGGCCACCGAGTGACGAGCACACCGCCCAAGCCGGAGCGACACTCAGCGCGGCCAAGCCGGCTGCCGAACTCAAGAAGAGAGTCGCCGCCCATGGTCCATCTGCGCTCAGCCCCATCACCATGGCGAGAGACGCGGCGGGTAGTCCGCCAAGAGCTGGCAGGCGGCGTCCCACCTGCTCGCCCCAGCGCCGCACCGCGGCGTCGCTCGCCCAGCCGCCGGCAGCAACTCCGGCAGCAATCGCCAACAACGGCAAGGCCGAGAGGTAGCCGGCCTGGACTAACGGAAAGTGCCGCTCGTCCATCAAGTACGTCGGCAGCCAAGTGAGGAAGAAGTACCAGCCATAAATAACGAGAAAGTACATCCCACAAAGTGCGACTACGCTGGGATCCCGCAGCGCTGCCCACACAAACTTGTGTTCGCCGGTATCGGTTCGAGCACCGATGTATCTCAGTTCGGCCGAGTTCACTTTTGGGTGGTCCTCGGGCCGTTCATAAAAAAGCCGGAGCCACAGCCCGACCCAGAGGATGCCGACTGCCCCAAACACAACGAACGACCAGCGCCAACTCATGAATTGCAGCATTCCCGCAACCAGCGGTTGGCTGAGAGCCCCGGCAACAGCGCCGGCCATTACGGTCAGGCCAAAGGCCCGCCCCGATTCCGTGGGTGGCAACCACATCCGAAAAGCCCTTGCCAGTGTCGGCAAAAGGCCGGCTTCTCCCATCCCAAAAAGAAATCGTACGGCGAGGAGCGAGCCAAAACCCGTGGCCGCACCAGTGAGAATGGTCATTGCCGACCACCACACCACGATGCGCGCCAACATCAAACGGGCACCAAAGCGATCGGCCAGCCAGCCGCCCGGAACTTCGAAGAGAGCGTACGCCAGAGTGAAGGCGCTAAAAACGTAGCCGAGTTGCGTGTCGGTCAGGTGGATCTCCTCGCGCATCTTCGGCGCGGCCACTGCGATGCAAACGCGATCCAGGTATGCCACGGCCATGACCGACAAACCCAGCGCCACGACCATGTGCCGCACTCGGCTGGGATAGACAGCATGCGACGGAGCCGGACTCATGAGGCACGCCCTTACCAGGGTTGAACCCTGGCGCAACAGCACAGGCTCCGAACCGTGCACTGGGTTGGGCTAGGTACGACCTGTGCTGCGGCAGCTCGGGCAGCGCGCTGCGACGCAACCGGCTCGCGCGCCGGGAAGGGAGCAATCGCGTGTCGGCTTGCGGCAGCCCGGTTCGAGTCGCCGCAGGCACCCGAAACCGAGCGTACCCGGAGCTCCAGCGGCCCAACTTGCCCGAGCGGGAAAGTACAGCCGTGCCACGGTACCGGTCGCGTAGCCTCCCCGGGAGCCGGAAAGGAACGCGGTTGCCAGCGCCTACTGCGAGCGACTTGCGTTCGACTGCGCGGCGGCCAAAACCTTGCGGAGTTCGCGCCGAGTCCGTTCGTCGAGAATTCCGTCGTCCCGCAACCCGCGAGAGCGCTGAAAAGCCTGGATCGCGTTGACCGTGATTGCGTCGAGTTTGCCGTTCACTTCCCCGAGGTATTCCTTCACCTCGCGAAGCGCCGCTTGCGCCTCGCGCACCTCTTCTTCCGTCGCGGGCTGGGACAGTGCACGCGCTTGGATATCCGGAATGGATTCCTTGATCTTCTCCGCTGCTTGGCGCGCGCGCGCTTCCGTGTCCGTCTGGCATCCGACACTAAGAACCAGTGCAAACCCAAGGACGATTCGCCGGCCGAGCCACGCAGCCATCGTCAGCCTCTCCGTACCGTGTGCATTCTCGTTATCCCACAATTTTATTCAGCGGGTACTCGATGATGCCCGTGGCGCCTTCGGCAATCAATCGAGGAATGAGTTCGCGCACCTCAGCCTCGGGAATCACGCTCTCCACGGCAAACCACTCCCGCCCCTCCAGGTTCCCGCTGGGATAGAGCGGTGAAACCGTAGGCGCAGTCAGGCTGGGTATCAGTGCGACCACTCGTTGCAGGCAATCTTTGGGGACGTTCATTTTGATGCCTACCTTGCCTTCGGCTTCTAACGCGCCTTGCAGGAGCATGGCGATCTGCTGGATCTTGGCCCGCTTCCAGGGGTCGGACCAGGCCGATTCGTTTGCAATCAACTGTGGGTTCGACTGAAAGAGCTCACACACGATGCGCAGTCGGTTCGCGCGGATCGTGCTGCCCGTTTCAGTGACTTCCACAATGGCGTCCACTAAACCGTCCGCCGCCTTTGCCTCCGTCGCCCCCCACGAAAACTCCACCTCCACGGGAATGTTTCTCTCCGCAAAAAAGCGGCGGGTGAAGTTGACGAGCTCCGTGGCCACACGCTTGCCACGGAGGTCCTCGGGCTTTTGCACCGGCGAATCTTCCGGCACCACAAGCACCCAGCGGGTGGGGCGAAAGCTCGACTTAGAGTAAATCAAGTTGCAAACCGTGCGCACTTGGGCGTCGTTCTCGCGGATCCAATCAATGCCGGTAATGCCCGCGTCGAGGGTGCCGTCCTGAACGTAACGGGCCATCTCCTGCGCCCGCACCAGAGAACAGCGAATAGTGGCATCATCAATGGTCGGGAAATAACTCCGCTCCGAAATGGAAATCTTCCAGCCGGCACGGCGGAAAAGCTCCACAGTTGCGTCTTGGAGGCTCCCTTTGGGGATCCCGAGCTTCAGCCGTTGCGCGTTCGTGTCCGCCATTGCTGCCTCGCGAATCGATTACTCCTGCGGGCGGCCGTAAACCACCTTTGGATCCACCACGCGTTCTTGCACCACTCGCCACTCCTCGCCGGTGCGCTGGCGGAAGAAACAACTGCGGTATCCCTCGTGACACGCTGCTCCCCCACGTTGGTGCACTTTGAGCAGCACGGCATCCGCATCGCAGTCGAGCAAAATTTCCTTCACTTCCTGTACATGACCCGAGGTTTCGCCCTTGAGCCACAACTCATTGCGAGAAGTGCTCCAGTAACAGGCCTTGCCCGTGGCCAGGGTTTTTTCCCAAGCAGCCCGGTTCATGTACGCCACCATCAGAACCTCGCCGCTTTCGGCATCCTGCGCGATGGCGACGACGAGCCCCCCGCGCTTTTCGAAATCCGGCTCGAGTTTCATGAGTCGCACGCTGTTAACACAGCGCCCTCGTGCCGGCAATGCGAACGCGCCGCTGCGCCGCGGCCGCGCTTGCCGCACCCGTGCATGGGGCTATGGTGGCGGCACCGCGTGAGGGAATTCACATGAGGCTTGAAGACATTGCTCGAAGGTTGGAGTGCGAGTTACGCGGTCCCGGAGACGTGGATATTCGCCGCATCATGCCGATCCACGAGGCCGAGCCTGGAGACCTGACCTTTTTGGCCAACCCCAGGTACCGACGCCATCTCGAAACAACCAAAGCCTCTGCAATCATCCTCGGGATGGAGGAGCCCGAGGTGTCGCTACCGTCCCTGCGGGCAAAGGATCCTTATGACGCATTTGCGCGCGCCGTCGACTTGTTCTTCATCCCTCCACCGCAGTGGGAGGGGATCCATCCGACTGCGGTCATTCATCCATCGGCCACAATCGGACCGGACGCCAACATTGGCCCGTATTGCGTCATTGGTCCCGGCGTTGTCCTCGGCGCTCGCGCCCGACTCGAAGCCCACGTCGTTTTGTACCCCGAGGTTCGCATTGGCGACGACTTTCATGCCCATGCGCACGCAGTCGTTCGCGAGCGGGTCATCATCGGCCACCGAGTCGTGTTGCAACCGGGCTGCGTGCTCGGCGGCGATGGCTTCGGCTTTGTGTTGTCGAAAGATGGCACGGCGCGCCGCATCACCCAGGCGGGAACCGTGATCGTGGGGGATGATGTGGAGGTGGGTGCAAACACCACCGTAGACCGGGCGGCCATTGGGGCTACCCGCATCGAGCAAGGGGCAAAGATCGACAACCTCGTGATGGTGGCCCATGGGTGCACCGTGGGTGCAGGAAGTGCGATTGCGGCGCAAACCGGGCTGTCCGGCAGCACGCGAGTGGGCCGTTACGTGCGCTTGGGTGGGCAGGTGGGCTGTGCCGGTCATCTCACCGTCGGTGATGGCGCCCAGGTGGCAGCACAATCCGGCGTCCACAATGATGTGCCCGCAGGCGCTGTTTTCGGGGGAACGCCCGCCGTGGACATTCGGCGCTGGCGGCGCGAGTACGCTGCTCTGCAGCGCTTGCCGGAAGCTTTGCAGCGGCTCCGCAAGATCGAGCGGCAATTGAAAAGCCTGGGAGTTCCCCTGCGTGCCGAAAGAGAGGAGGACCGGTCGTGATGGAAGTCGTGCCGATTCCGCAACTGCGCGACAACTATGCCTATCTCGTCATCGATCCAAAAACCAAGAAGGCTGCCGTGGTGGATTGCGCCGAGGCTTTACCGGTGCAACGCGAGATCGAGCGGCGTGGAGTGGAGCTTGTGGCTCTGCTCCCGACCCATCATCACTACGATCACGTCGGCGGCCATGACCAGTTGCTGCGGGCATATCCGGTGGAAGTCTTGGCGTACGCCGGTCAACGGGATCGCATTCCAGGATGCACCCGCGAGGTGCGGGAGGGAGACAAGATCCACATTGGCGAGCTGACCGCCGAGGTTATTTTTATCCCAGCGCACACGACTGGCCACGTCGCGTACTATTTCCCGGAAGAACGCGTGGTGTTCACCGGCGACACGTTGTTCGTCGCGGGCTGTGGTCGCTTGTTCGAGGGGGACGCCGCCATGATGATGGCGTCGCTGGCGAAACTGGCCAGCCTTCCGGACGACACGAGGGTGTACTGTGGCCACGAGTATACGCTCAAAAATCTCGAATTTGCGTTGGAGCTCGAACCCAACAACGCAGCTCTGCGCGCAAAGTACGAGCGGGTTCGTGCGTTACGACAACGGGGAGTGCCTACGGTGCCGAGCACAATCGGCGAGGAAAAGGCCACCAATCCGTTTCTCCGATGGAACAGTTCGGAACTCCAGGGATCCGTACGCCGGATCGATCCGCGCGTGCCGCCCGATCCGGTGGCAATTTTCGCCAAGGTCCGAGAACTCAAGGACGCATACTGAGATGCGCACCCCACCAGTGCAACCCGCCAGCAGCGAGTTGCAAGGGGAAACCCAGGCTTTTAGGTAGACCCGATACTGTATGAGCCCCGAGCCAACACGATACGATGAACTCGAAGCCATTATCGATGCCGTGACGGCAAGTTACGACGGCAGCCACGAAATCGACAGTCTGGAAACTGCCGCTCTTCCCAACCGCCGTGCGGTCATCGAGGCGCTCCATCACCTCAAACACGCAATTTTCATGGGCTTTTATAGCACCCGGCCACTGACTCAGGGCAACTTGCGCTACGCTATCAGCGAGCACCTGCATCCCGCTTATGAAATTCTGGTGGAGCAAATTGGTCGCGCGCAAACGTGGGAGCGCATGTGCTCGCGCGAGACCGTGCCTCGCGACCCCCAGTGGGCGGAAGACGTCGTGTTGCGTCTGTTGCGCAAACTACCTGAGCTGCGCGACCTGCTCAATCTCGACGTGCTTGCGGCCTTCGCCGGCGACCCTGCCGCAAAAAGCGTCGAGGAAGTCGTCTTCAGTTACCCCGCGATCCAAGCGATTACCACACACCGGATTGCCCACGAGCTCTACTTGGAGCAAGTGCCCATGATTCCACGCATTCTGTCGGAATACGCACACAGCGAAACCGGCATTGACATCCACCCCGGAGCCACCATCGGCAAGAGCTTTTTCATTGATCATGGAACCGGCGTGGTGATCGGCGAGACCTGTGTCATCGGCGACAACGTGAAAATTTATCAAGGAGTCACTTTGGGGGCGCTCAGCGTGCCCCGGGATGCCGACGGCGTCTTGCTGCGCAACCGGAAGCGACATCCCACCATCGAGGACAACGTGACCATATATTCGGGTGCGACCATTCTCGGCGGTGACACGGTCATCGGAGAGGGTTCCGTCATCGGCGGAAACCTGTGGATCGTAGAGTCGGTGCCGCCACACAGCCGCCTTACACGCGAAACCCACCCGCAGCACCGCTGACCTGCCTCGGCAGGCATCCGGCGGGCTCCTTCCGCTGCGCGGGGGGTAGCGGTGGAGCTTCTTGCGGGCCGCGCCTCGCCAACCGCACGCAGGCGGCTGACTCTCGAAACGCGGCGCATGCAGCCAAAGCGCTGAGCGGGAAAGAGGCGCTCGGCGGAGTTGTATTTGTAGCCGCACTCCCCGTCGCGCAGGTGCATGGAGTTCGCGGCCTGCCGCACCGTACGTCGGGCTGTCCGGATTTGGCAGTTCCATACGCATATCCCCTACTCTCGTGTCGGCGGCGTAACGGTGGTAGACACGCGCCGTGGGCATCCGACGGATGTGGCTCGTGATGGTGGGAATCATTTCTACGTTTGTGGGTGGGCCGGGTTGTCTTTCGTCCCGCGATGCTCGACTCCACGGAAAAAGGATCCTGCTGGGGCGAGCGGATTCGGCCTTCGTGCAGAAAGAACTGCGCCAGGAGGCCAGCCGCCTACGCGGGACCCAGCCCATCGAGGCGCGCGAGCTTTGCTCCCTGCCCAACGTGGGTGTGCAGCTCGTGCGCATTGTCGGCGCAGAGAAGCCGCATCGCCATCCCGATCACGATCTCGTGGTTTTCCTTCTCGAAGGTCGAGGTTTGATGCTCCTTGGTCAGGAGACACATGCCATCGAGGCCGGCGATGTCGTGGTCATCGAACGAGGCGCCGAGCATGCGTTCCGCAACGCCAACCACGGCGGCACCGTAGCGATCGTCGTGCGGGTACCGCCGGCGCCGCCGCCGGGCGGTACAGTACATTGATGCGACGGTTGGTTTGGCTAGTTTGGCTGCGCGAGAGAGAGTAACCATGCCGATTCGAATCACGCGTGTGTACACGCGCACGGGAGATCAAGGAGAGACAGCGCTCGTCGGTGGGAAACGCGTCCCGAAAGACACGCCCCGCATCGAAGCGTATGGCACGCTCGACGAGCTCAACGCCGTTTTGGGCATTGCTCGTGCGTTCAACAGCGACACCCCTTCCCTCGCCGCGCGGCAGCGGGTGGAAGATATTCTCAAACAGCTTCAAAACGAGCTGTTCGACTTGGGGGGCGAGCTTGCAACCCCGCCCGAAGCCCAACACGAAGAAATGTTCCGAGTCGGCGAACGGGAGATCAAAGCGCTGGAGAAGACGCTCGACGAGTTGCAAAAGGACCTTGAACCGTTGCGCTCGTTCATCCTCCCTGGAGGAGGAAAGGTAAGCGCGTTTCTGCACCAGGCTCGTACGGTGTGCCGGCGTGCGGAGCGGCTGGTGCTGCGCTTGAGCCGCGAAGAAGAGATTGGTCCGTGGCCACTGCGATATTTGAATCGTCTCAGCGATCTTTTGTTCGTGCTCGCGCGCTGGGTTGCCAAACAAACCGGTGAGCCCGAGTTCTTGTGGGAGCGCGGTTTGCAAAGCCACCGGCGCTCCGGGGCAAAGCTGAGCAAGGGAGGAGAGAAGTGACGCCGCGTCGCACCTACCTCAAGCAAATGCAGTTGGGACCGATGGAGAACTTTGTGTACCTCGTGGGCGATCCTCGCACCCGTAAGGTCGCGCTGGTGGACCCGGCATGGGACATCGATGCGATCGTGAGGACTTTAGAGGAGGAAAACCTCGAGCCCGTCGCGGTGTTGGTGACGCATTTTCACCCGGATCACCTGGGCGGAAATCTGTTCGGCCATCACATTGCCGGCGCAGCCGAGCTGCTGGAGCGAAATTTCCCCCTCAAGGTCTACCTGCACAAAAGCGAGGTGGATTATGCGCAGCGAATTGCCGGGCTTTCGCGCAGTGACGTAGTGCCGACCGAGAGCGGCGACACGTTGGCGGTGGGCGACTTGGAAATTCGCTTTCTCCACACTCCCGGGCATACCCCAGGGTCGCAGTGCTTCCTCGCCGACAAGGCCCTCATTTCCGGAGATACGCTCTTTATCGGGAGCTGCGGCCGTGTAGACCTGCCGGGCAGCGACCCTGCGCAAATGTACGACAGCTTGGTCAACAAGCTGGCCGCGCTTCCGGACGACACCGTGCTTTACCCCGGCCACAATTACGCCAGCGAGCGAAGCTCGACGATTGGGAAGGAAAAGCGGACAAACCTGTATCTCCGTTTCCATCGCTTGGACGACTTCCTGCGCTTCATGGGGTACGCATGAGTGGCTCGGTCGCGCTGTTCGTTTACGGAACTTTGCGCGATCCCGCTCTGGTGCAAGAGCTGACCGGAAAATCGTTTCTGACCGAGGAAGCTTGGTTGCTCGATTACCGGCGGTACGCATGGCGCCACACCTACCCATTCGTTCGCCCTTCTCCGGGAAGTCGAGTGCGTGGAAAGATTTTGAAGGACGTAGATGCTCGCTCCCTGGCGGCGCTCGATCGTTACGAATGTGTGGGAACATTGTACGACCGCGTCTTGGCCCAGGCAGAAACGCGCTCAGGTATAGTCCAGGTGTTCGTTTACGTCGCTCGCCCCGGAATTCTGCCCGTGCGCAACGAGCCGGCATCGAACCGTTCTTGACTTGACGCACTGGCTTCGCTCACGTGGGCAGCCCGCCATGGATGGTGACCCTGCATCTTCGCTGACTGTAACCGTGGCCGCCGGCCGACAGGCCGCGACGAGCCGCCCGGAATTGCTGCGTATCATTTGGACCCTTGCCTGGCCGGTCATTGTTACCCTGCTGCTCGAGTCTCTAGTCGGCCTTGTGGACACGCTCATGGTGGGCCGCCTCGGTGCCAACGCTGTGGCGGCTGTGGGCGTCGGCGCCCAAATCCTCAATAGCGTGAGCATCGCCATGACAGCCGTAGGAACCGGGACCCTGGCATTGGTCGCCCGAGCTGTGGGGGCGGGCCAGCGCGACCTCGCGGAACGTGTGGTCGCCCAATCGCTGTTGGCAGCCTTCGTACTCTCGTGCCTCTGCATCCTACCAGTGATGATTTTCGCACGAGAGATCGTGGGATGGTTCGGGGTGCAACCGGAGGTGCGCGAGTTGGGGGCATGGTTCACGCGGCTCGTCATGTTGTCCATTCCACAATCCGCCGCCCTCTTCGTGATCGGATCGGCACTGCGTGCTGCCGGCGATACGCGCACGCCCCTTTGGATCGGCGCACTCGTCAATATTATCAACGTGATCGGCAATTACGTGCTCATTTTCGGGGTCCTGGGATTCCCAGCCCTCGGCGTGCGCGGCTCGGCATTGGCCACGGTCGTCGCCTTTAGCGTGGGTATGGTGTTCGGCCTGGGGCTCCTGTTTCGCGGGCGTCTGACGTTGCGGCTCGAGGCCGATCACTTTCGGCCGCACATTGCACTTATCCTCCGCGTGCTGCGCATTGGCTACCCGGCGGCCGCGGAACAACTCCTCATGCAGGTCGGATTTTTCATCTATCTCGTATTCGCCGCCGGGTACGGCACGAGCGCGGTTGCGGCTTACTTCATCGGGGTGAGAATCCTCGCCCTCTCGTTCCTGCCTGGATACGGCTTCGCCGCCGCCGCAGCCGCACTGGTCGGACAAAACCTGGGAGCCAAACAGCCACAGATGGCACGCCGCTCGGGATGGGAGTCCAATCGAATGGCGGTTTACCTCATGTCCGCTTGCGGGATACTCATTGTCGCCCTGGCTCGCCCGATCGC
This window harbors:
- the degP gene encoding peptidase, with translation MRTRYIFATWVVVLFAAIAPSWVRALSSVPESFSEVAKTARPVVVNIFSTRVVRVPGSTGDPVEDFFRQFFGPGLPYRAQRQQSLGSGFIISSDGYIVTNAHVVALAQQIRVRLATREEYDAKVVGMDQKTDIALLKIRPKSPLPAAKLGDSDALEVGDWVLAVGNPFGLASTVTAGIVSAKDRVIGAGPYDDFIQTDASINPGNSGGPLLNLRGEVVGINSAIFSRSGGSIGIGFAIPINLAKKVVAELREHGRVIRGWLGVSIQDVTGEMVESFGLDRPRGALVVEVEPGSPADRAGIRRGDVIIEFNGAPIEESRQLSARIAELPVGRTVSLVLIRDGKERRLTVTIAESPEEAQFGVESRSAARSWGLVLTDLTPQLAARFRVPRGVRGAMIREIIPGSPADRSGLQPGDVIRQVDRTPVTSAQACERALAQAGDSVLLLVQRGQASGYELLERGEEEP
- a CDS encoding glucarate transporter, which encodes MSPAPSHAVYPSRVRHMVVALGLSVMAVAYLDRVCIAVAAPKMREEIHLTDTQLGYVFSAFTLAYALFEVPGGWLADRFGARLMLARIVVWWSAMTILTGAATGFGSLLAVRFLFGMGEAGLLPTLARAFRMWLPPTESGRAFGLTVMAGAVAGALSQPLVAGMLQFMSWRWSFVVFGAVGILWVGLWLRLFYERPEDHPKVNSAELRYIGARTDTGEHKFVWAALRDPSVVALCGMYFLVIYGWYFFLTWLPTYLMDERHFPLVQAGYLSALPLLAIAAGVAAGGWASDAAVRRWGEQVGRRLPALGGLPAASLAMVMGLSADGPWAATLFLSSAAGLAALSVAPAWAVCSSLGGRHAGSVTGAMNTFGNLGGALNSVVVGWSRDALGSWAPPLVSMAAAYLIATGLWFAVRVPPEKRGSNIPRDH
- the hisG1 gene encoding ATP phosphoribosyltransferase 1, with the protein product MADTNAQRLKLGIPKGSLQDATVELFRRAGWKISISERSYFPTIDDATIRCSLVRAQEMARYVQDGTLDAGITGIDWIRENDAQVRTVCNLIYSKSSFRPTRWVLVVPEDSPVQKPEDLRGKRVATELVNFTRRFFAERNIPVEVEFSWGATEAKAADGLVDAIVEVTETGSTIRANRLRIVCELFQSNPQLIANESAWSDPWKRAKIQQIAMLLQGALEAEGKVGIKMNVPKDCLQRVVALIPSLTAPTVSPLYPSGNLEGREWFAVESVIPEAEVRELIPRLIAEGATGIIEYPLNKIVG
- the hisI gene encoding phosphoribosyl-AMP cyclohydrolase, which encodes MKLEPDFEKRGGLVVAIAQDAESGEVLMVAYMNRAAWEKTLATGKACYWSTSRNELWLKGETSGHVQEVKEILLDCDADAVLLKVHQRGGAACHEGYRSCFFRQRTGEEWRVVQERVVDPKVVYGRPQE
- the lpxD gene encoding UDP-3-O-acylglucosamine N-acyltransferase — its product is MRLEDIARRLECELRGPGDVDIRRIMPIHEAEPGDLTFLANPRYRRHLETTKASAIILGMEEPEVSLPSLRAKDPYDAFARAVDLFFIPPPQWEGIHPTAVIHPSATIGPDANIGPYCVIGPGVVLGARARLEAHVVLYPEVRIGDDFHAHAHAVVRERVIIGHRVVLQPGCVLGGDGFGFVLSKDGTARRITQAGTVIVGDDVEVGANTTVDRAAIGATRIEQGAKIDNLVMVAHGCTVGAGSAIAAQTGLSGSTRVGRYVRLGGQVGCAGHLTVGDGAQVAAQSGVHNDVPAGAVFGGTPAVDIRRWRREYAALQRLPEALQRLRKIERQLKSLGVPLRAEREEDRS
- the gloB gene encoding hydroxyacylglutathione hydrolase, with product MEVVPIPQLRDNYAYLVIDPKTKKAAVVDCAEALPVQREIERRGVELVALLPTHHHYDHVGGHDQLLRAYPVEVLAYAGQRDRIPGCTREVREGDKIHIGELTAEVIFIPAHTTGHVAYYFPEERVVFTGDTLFVAGCGRLFEGDAAMMMASLAKLASLPDDTRVYCGHEYTLKNLEFALELEPNNAALRAKYERVRALRQRGVPTVPSTIGEEKATNPFLRWNSSELQGSVRRIDPRVPPDPVAIFAKVRELKDAY
- the cysE gene encoding serine acetyltransferase, which produces MSPEPTRYDELEAIIDAVTASYDGSHEIDSLETAALPNRRAVIEALHHLKHAIFMGFYSTRPLTQGNLRYAISEHLHPAYEILVEQIGRAQTWERMCSRETVPRDPQWAEDVVLRLLRKLPELRDLLNLDVLAAFAGDPAAKSVEEVVFSYPAIQAITTHRIAHELYLEQVPMIPRILSEYAHSETGIDIHPGATIGKSFFIDHGTGVVIGETCVIGDNVKIYQGVTLGALSVPRDADGVLLRNRKRHPTIEDNVTIYSGATILGGDTVIGEGSVIGGNLWIVESVPPHSRLTRETHPQHR
- a CDS encoding ATP--cob(I)alamin adenosyltransferase, with protein sequence MPIRITRVYTRTGDQGETALVGGKRVPKDTPRIEAYGTLDELNAVLGIARAFNSDTPSLAARQRVEDILKQLQNELFDLGGELATPPEAQHEEMFRVGEREIKALEKTLDELQKDLEPLRSFILPGGGKVSAFLHQARTVCRRAERLVLRLSREEEIGPWPLRYLNRLSDLLFVLARWVAKQTGEPEFLWERGLQSHRRSGAKLSKGGEK
- a CDS encoding MBL fold hydrolase, coding for MTPRRTYLKQMQLGPMENFVYLVGDPRTRKVALVDPAWDIDAIVRTLEEENLEPVAVLVTHFHPDHLGGNLFGHHIAGAAELLERNFPLKVYLHKSEVDYAQRIAGLSRSDVVPTESGDTLAVGDLEIRFLHTPGHTPGSQCFLADKALISGDTLFIGSCGRVDLPGSDPAQMYDSLVNKLAALPDDTVLYPGHNYASERSSTIGKEKRTNLYLRFHRLDDFLRFMGYA